A genomic window from Methanobrevibacter sp. TLL-48-HuF1 includes:
- a CDS encoding biotin transporter BioY → MNMNNYYTARKSIFQGIRESSTLAKILMSFLMACFTGLMAQIIIPLPWTPVPITAQTFAVLCSGLILGKRYGCLSQVLYIVLGVACVPWFANMSGGIDVLLGSNCGYFIGFILASYFIGAITDKYADARNFTKMATVIGIANFAIIYIPGLAGLALWAYMTQGAMLSISELLIMGLVPFIAGDIVKILSAASVSKVFLPKE, encoded by the coding sequence ATGAATATGAATAATTATTATACTGCTAGAAAAAGCATATTCCAGGGAATACGTGAATCTAGTACTCTTGCTAAAATATTAATGTCATTTTTAATGGCTTGTTTTACAGGTTTAATGGCTCAAATTATTATTCCACTCCCATGGACTCCAGTACCAATAACTGCACAAACATTTGCAGTGTTATGCTCTGGATTAATACTTGGTAAAAGATATGGATGTTTAAGCCAAGTTTTATACATTGTTCTTGGTGTAGCTTGTGTACCATGGTTTGCTAATATGAGTGGTGGAATAGATGTACTTCTTGGATCCAATTGCGGATACTTTATAGGATTTATTCTTGCATCTTACTTTATTGGTGCTATAACTGACAAATATGCAGATGCACGTAACTTCACTAAAATGGCAACAGTTATTGGAATAGCTAACTTCGCAATAATTTACATTCCAGGACTTGCTGGATTAGCTCTATGGGCTTATATGACTCAAGGTGCAATGCTCTCAATTTCTGAATTGTTAATTATGGGACTTGTTCCATTTATTGCTGGAGATATTGTAAAAATATTAAGTGCAGCATCTGTATCTAAAGTATTTTTACCAAAAGAATAA
- a CDS encoding DUF1284 domain-containing protein, with product MKLTLRGHHLLCLQGFQGYGYDDKFVKNMSYINNLRKSENTTVSITNKADDICRCCPNLKNNLCGNEKQNAEIIKMDNEILSKIDNSKEYDALKLFNETKHIFNSKNSVKDVCEDCCWHEKCLFYKNLE from the coding sequence ATGAAACTTACACTAAGAGGACATCACTTATTATGTCTTCAGGGATTTCAGGGTTATGGATATGATGATAAATTTGTTAAGAATATGAGTTATATCAACAACCTAAGAAAATCTGAAAATACAACTGTTTCTATTACAAATAAAGCTGATGATATCTGCAGATGCTGTCCAAATTTAAAAAATAATCTTTGCGGAAATGAAAAACAGAATGCAGAAATCATAAAGATGGATAATGAAATCCTATCAAAAATAGATAATAGCAAAGAATATGATGCATTAAAGTTATTTAATGAAACTAAACATATTTTTAACAGCAAAAATAGTGTCAAGGATGTATGTGAAGACTGTTGTTGGCATGAAAAATGTTTATTTTATAAAAATTTAGAATAA
- a CDS encoding ATP-grasp domain-containing protein: MEKLLLIGINTRSMIESGLKLNYTIYSTSYFSTSDVPLIKNQKIILDESKNSDCGVFEDQFNSENILNVSKDYLDEVDYIIPISGISPNDFEKKHQKKILGNKDICKVEDKYKFYKEIKNEFLTPETFYVNDVDEAIEIQKNNPKVQYIVKPLKGSGGYNTNLLNNPSQLQLNINEKLIVQEYIEGINLSSSVLASKNEAKNIINSRLLTQHDFEKNSQFKYVGNILPLTEKSILAPVKNTDAINREMVDTSEKLIRKFELIGSNGVDFILNKNGLYVIEINPRIQGTFECVQQALGINMLEAHIKACQNEIIAIDKAKYYSYKKIIYSPKTVKYEKIDLNNLYDMPHLGSITQKDEPLLTIIDKDKDFDKLYEKVESSSQTVNKLANNSQ, translated from the coding sequence ATGGAAAAATTACTTCTTATCGGAATAAATACTCGTAGTATGATTGAAAGTGGATTAAAATTAAATTATACTATTTATTCAACCAGCTATTTCTCAACATCAGATGTTCCATTAATAAAAAACCAAAAAATAATATTGGATGAAAGTAAAAATTCGGATTGCGGTGTTTTTGAAGATCAATTTAACAGTGAAAATATTTTAAATGTTTCTAAAGATTATCTTGACGAAGTAGACTATATCATTCCAATTTCCGGAATTTCACCAAATGATTTTGAAAAAAAACATCAAAAAAAGATTTTAGGAAATAAAGACATCTGCAAAGTTGAAGATAAGTACAAATTCTATAAAGAAATTAAAAATGAATTTTTAACCCCTGAAACTTTTTATGTAAATGATGTAGATGAAGCTATTGAAATTCAAAAAAATAATCCTAAAGTACAATATATTGTAAAACCTCTTAAAGGATCTGGAGGATATAATACAAACTTATTAAATAATCCATCACAACTTCAATTAAACATCAATGAAAAACTGATTGTTCAGGAATATATTGAAGGAATAAATTTAAGTTCATCTGTATTGGCCAGTAAAAACGAAGCTAAAAACATTATAAATTCAAGATTGCTAACACAGCATGATTTTGAAAAAAACAGTCAGTTCAAATATGTTGGAAATATTCTTCCATTAACTGAAAAATCAATATTGGCACCTGTAAAAAATACTGATGCAATAAACAGAGAAATGGTAGATACTTCTGAAAAACTAATCCGAAAATTTGAATTAATCGGATCAAATGGTGTAGATTTTATTTTAAATAAAAACGGATTATATGTAATTGAAATAAATCCCAGAATTCAGGGAACATTTGAATGTGTCCAGCAAGCTTTAGGAATCAATATGCTTGAAGCACATATCAAAGCCTGCCAAAATGAAATAATAGCTATTGACAAAGCGAAATATTACAGCTATAAAAAAATAATATACTCCCCCAAAACAGTAAAGTATGAAAAAATAGATTTAAACAACCTTTATGATATGCCCCATCTCGGATCAATTACACAAAAAGATGAGCCGTTACTTACAATAATAGATAAAGATAAAGATTTTGATAAGTTATATGAAAAAGTAGAATCATCTAGCCAAACTGTAAATAAGCTAGCTAATAACTCCCAATAA
- a CDS encoding V-type ATP synthase subunit D, translating to MAQDIIDGINPTRMELLSLKNRTKLAVKGHGLLKEKRDALIKEFFDILDRVKGVREAAEKSLKEANEALLEAQIAMGDLAVRKASLSVKDSIDVDIKSRSVMGVSVPITNVKMEERSIIDRGYSFADTTIQLDEAAKKFEESVKFLIELGEVEKTIFLLAEEIEATKRRVNALEHIMIPRFENTEKYIDMRLQEMERENFVRLKMIRSTIEKKDNGAKEAAAEEVATEVEA from the coding sequence ATGGCACAAGATATTATAGATGGAATAAATCCAACAAGGATGGAATTATTATCTCTTAAAAATAGAACTAAACTCGCTGTTAAAGGGCATGGTTTACTCAAAGAGAAAAGGGATGCTTTAATCAAAGAGTTTTTTGATATTTTGGATCGTGTCAAAGGTGTTCGTGAAGCTGCTGAAAAAAGCTTAAAAGAAGCTAATGAAGCTTTACTTGAAGCTCAAATAGCTATGGGTGACTTAGCTGTTAGAAAAGCATCTTTATCAGTTAAAGATTCTATTGATGTAGATATTAAATCTAGAAGTGTTATGGGTGTATCAGTTCCTATAACTAATGTTAAAATGGAAGAAAGGTCCATTATTGACAGAGGTTACAGCTTTGCTGATACTACTATACAATTAGATGAAGCTGCTAAAAAATTTGAGGAATCTGTTAAATTCTTAATTGAACTTGGTGAAGTAGAAAAAACCATTTTCTTACTTGCTGAAGAGATTGAGGCTACTAAACGTAGAGTAAATGCTTTAGAGCATATTATGATTCCAAGATTCGAAAACACTGAAAAATATATTGATATGAGACTCCAGGAAATGGAAAGGGAAAACTTCGTTAGATTGAAAATGATTAGGTCTACTATCGAGAAGAAAGATAATGGAGCTAAAGAAGCAGCTGCTGAAGAGGTAGCTACTGAAGTAGAAGCTTAA
- a CDS encoding V-type ATP synthase subunit B produces MNTNIKTREYTTISEVSGPLMVVEGVEGVGYNEIVDIETPNGEKRSGQVLEVTDDVAVIQVFEGTTDLNTKNTKARFTGQTAKIGVSRDMMGRMFNGIGKPIDGGPEIIPDEELDINGSPMNPASREFPEEFIQTGISTIDGMNTLVRGQKLPIFSGSGLPHNELAAQIARQAKVLGDDAEFAVIFAAMGITHEEANFFMRDFERTGALEKVTVFMNLADDPAIERILTPKMALTTAEYFAFTLGMQVLVILTDMTNYCEALREISAARDEVPGRRGYPGYMYTDLANIYERAGRIDGKEGSITQMPILVMPQDDITHPIPDLTGYITEGQIVLSRELNRKGIYPPVDVLPSLSRLMSGGIGGDKTRDDHSGVSDQLYSAYAGGRELRDLVAVVGEEALTERDQKFLEFAEEFEGKFITQSKDEDRSIIETLDLGWDLLKILPKSELKRVKEEFIEQYLPKE; encoded by the coding sequence ATGAACACAAATATTAAAACAAGAGAATATACTACAATCTCCGAAGTCTCCGGTCCTTTAATGGTTGTTGAAGGTGTAGAAGGCGTAGGTTACAACGAAATTGTAGATATCGAAACACCTAATGGTGAAAAAAGAAGTGGACAAGTTCTTGAAGTAACTGACGATGTTGCAGTTATTCAAGTGTTCGAAGGAACAACTGACTTAAACACTAAAAATACTAAAGCTAGATTCACCGGTCAAACTGCTAAAATTGGTGTATCTAGAGATATGATGGGTCGTATGTTCAATGGTATCGGTAAACCTATTGACGGCGGACCAGAAATAATTCCTGATGAAGAATTAGATATTAATGGAAGTCCAATGAACCCAGCTTCTCGTGAATTCCCTGAAGAATTTATTCAAACTGGTATCTCTACCATTGACGGTATGAACACTTTAGTAAGAGGTCAAAAACTTCCTATTTTCTCAGGTTCTGGTTTACCTCACAACGAATTAGCAGCTCAAATCGCAAGACAAGCTAAAGTGCTTGGGGACGATGCAGAGTTTGCAGTAATATTCGCTGCTATGGGTATTACTCACGAAGAAGCTAATTTCTTTATGAGAGATTTCGAACGTACCGGAGCTCTTGAAAAAGTAACTGTATTCATGAACTTAGCTGATGACCCAGCTATTGAAAGAATCTTAACTCCTAAAATGGCTTTAACTACTGCAGAATATTTCGCATTTACTTTAGGTATGCAAGTATTGGTAATTTTAACTGATATGACCAACTACTGTGAAGCATTAAGGGAAATTTCCGCAGCTAGGGATGAAGTACCTGGAAGAAGAGGATATCCTGGATACATGTATACTGATTTAGCTAACATATATGAAAGAGCAGGACGTATTGATGGTAAAGAAGGTTCTATTACTCAAATGCCTATCTTAGTTATGCCTCAAGATGATATTACTCACCCAATTCCAGATTTAACTGGTTATATTACTGAAGGACAAATTGTATTAAGCAGAGAACTCAACAGGAAAGGTATTTATCCTCCTGTAGATGTACTTCCATCACTTTCTCGTTTGATGAGTGGTGGTATCGGTGGAGACAAAACTCGTGATGATCACAGTGGTGTATCTGACCAACTTTACTCTGCATATGCAGGCGGTCGTGAATTAAGAGACTTAGTTGCTGTTGTAGGGGAAGAAGCTCTTACCGAAAGGGATCAAAAATTCTTAGAATTTGCTGAAGAATTCGAAGGTAAATTCATTACTCAAAGTAAAGACGAAGATAGGTCTATCATTGAAACCTTAGATCTTGGTTGGGACTTACTTAAAATCTTACCTAAATCTGAACTTAAACGTGTTAAAGAAGAATTTATTGAACAATACCTTCCAAAAGAATAA
- a CDS encoding ATP synthase subunit A produces MIIEGKIIKIAGPVIIADGMRGAQMYEMVRVGEQKLIGEIIELEGDTATIQVYEETAGIQPGEVVESTGGPLSVELGPGVMGSIFDGIQRPLELIREESGDFIARGVDAESISKEKKWTFKPVAKVGDKVKGGDVLGEVQETSAVLQKILVPPMIEGELTSIASEGEYTVLEDIAEVATDKGDEKIQMLQKWPVRKGRPYVDKLDPDVPLVTGQRAQDTFFSVAKGGAAAIPGPFGSGKTVTQQQLAKWADADIVIYIGCGERGNEMTEVLTEFPYLDDPKTGNPLMDRTVLIANTSNMPVAAREACVYTGITIAEYYRDQGYDVALMADSTSRWAEAMREISGRLEEMPGEEGYPAYLASRLAQFYERAGRVNTIGTTSDVASITVVGAVSPPGGDLSEPVTQNTLRICKVFWALDASLADKRHFPSIDWLQSYSLYVDSIEGWWAENVAADWRETRDQAMILLQKESELQEIVQLVGPDALPEADQATLETTRMLREDFLQQNAFDDIDTYCPPVKQYNMLKTILLFHKEALAAVGRGVPIQNIVALPVKEEIGKMKYIPQDEFAAKCEEIQAAITKQCSEA; encoded by the coding sequence ATGATTATCGAAGGAAAAATTATTAAAATTGCTGGGCCTGTTATTATCGCGGATGGTATGAGAGGAGCTCAGATGTATGAAATGGTTAGAGTAGGTGAACAAAAGCTCATTGGGGAAATTATTGAGCTTGAAGGTGACACCGCTACCATTCAAGTATATGAAGAAACAGCTGGTATTCAACCAGGTGAAGTAGTTGAAAGTACTGGAGGGCCATTGTCTGTAGAACTTGGTCCTGGTGTAATGGGTTCCATTTTTGATGGTATTCAAAGGCCTTTAGAACTCATCAGAGAAGAATCTGGTGACTTCATTGCTAGGGGAGTAGATGCAGAATCTATCAGTAAAGAGAAAAAATGGACATTCAAACCAGTAGCTAAAGTTGGAGACAAAGTTAAAGGTGGAGATGTTCTTGGTGAAGTACAAGAAACTTCTGCAGTTTTACAAAAAATCTTAGTTCCTCCAATGATTGAAGGTGAATTAACAAGCATTGCTTCTGAAGGTGAATACACAGTATTAGAAGACATTGCTGAAGTTGCAACTGATAAAGGTGATGAAAAAATCCAAATGCTTCAAAAATGGCCTGTAAGGAAAGGACGTCCATATGTAGATAAATTGGACCCTGATGTACCTCTTGTAACTGGTCAAAGAGCACAAGATACTTTCTTTTCAGTAGCTAAAGGTGGAGCAGCAGCTATTCCAGGTCCTTTCGGATCAGGTAAAACTGTTACCCAACAGCAATTAGCTAAATGGGCAGATGCAGATATTGTTATATATATTGGATGTGGAGAACGTGGTAACGAAATGACTGAAGTACTTACTGAATTCCCATACCTTGATGACCCTAAAACTGGAAACCCATTAATGGACAGAACTGTTCTTATTGCAAACACTTCAAACATGCCGGTAGCAGCTCGTGAAGCATGTGTATACACAGGTATTACTATTGCGGAATATTACCGTGACCAAGGTTACGATGTAGCACTTATGGCTGATTCAACCTCAAGATGGGCTGAAGCTATGAGGGAGATTTCCGGAAGACTTGAAGAAATGCCTGGGGAAGAAGGTTACCCTGCATACTTAGCATCCAGACTTGCTCAATTCTATGAAAGAGCAGGAAGAGTAAACACTATTGGTACTACTTCTGATGTAGCTTCCATTACTGTTGTTGGTGCTGTATCACCTCCTGGTGGGGACTTATCTGAACCTGTTACTCAGAACACTTTACGTATCTGTAAAGTATTTTGGGCTTTAGATGCATCTCTTGCAGATAAACGTCACTTCCCTTCAATTGACTGGTTACAAAGTTATTCCTTATATGTAGACAGTATTGAAGGCTGGTGGGCTGAAAATGTAGCTGCTGATTGGAGAGAAACTCGTGATCAAGCTATGATTTTATTACAAAAAGAATCAGAACTTCAAGAAATTGTACAATTAGTTGGTCCTGATGCATTACCTGAAGCTGACCAAGCTACTTTAGAAACTACTCGTATGTTAAGAGAAGATTTCTTACAACAAAATGCATTTGATGACATTGATACATATTGTCCACCTGTCAAACAATACAATATGTTAAAAACTATTTTATTATTCCATAAAGAAGCTCTTGCAGCTGTTGGCAGGGGAGTTCCTATTCAAAACATAGTAGCATTACCTGTTAAAGAAGAAATTGGTAAAATGAAATACATTCCACAAGACGAATTTGCAGCTAAATGTGAAGAAATTCAAGCAGCTATTACTAAACAATGCAGTGAGGCTTAA
- a CDS encoding V-type ATP synthase subunit F: MSSVAIIGDIDVVSGFRLGGVKRAEVANSAEEAVAAFDKILDEEISIIIITQVLANEIRNHINRKIGSSVLPMIIEIPDKDGSSEGSSDQMADLIKRVIGVEMVK; encoded by the coding sequence ATGAGTTCTGTAGCAATTATTGGAGATATTGATGTTGTATCAGGTTTTAGACTTGGTGGAGTTAAAAGAGCAGAAGTAGCTAATTCTGCTGAAGAAGCTGTCGCAGCTTTTGATAAAATTTTAGATGAAGAAATTTCAATTATAATTATTACTCAAGTATTAGCTAACGAAATTAGAAATCATATTAATAGGAAAATTGGTTCTAGTGTATTACCAATGATAATTGAGATACCTGATAAAGACGGGTCCTCTGAAGGATCATCTGATCAAATGGCAGATCTCATCAAAAGAGTTATTGGGGTAGAGATGGTTAAATGA
- a CDS encoding V-type ATP synthase subunit C, producing the protein MADEIATLISSAGLTNETFLVLCVIAVIVIGAIVVIITSRPILDIYPYLTPSASVRARKGRLFDEKQLSEIVETNNVHEFENYLKGVPDYADVLEEYPVDKALDIQCADTYEFVARIAPKEIRSSFVVMSKKTDINNIKSLLTAKEVGLTEEETEDLLIPRGVLYEDLRSLIDADGVTDVVTSLDGTEYAAVLEDALPKYENSGMVLALESALDKYYLESLLRSSNVPADENKQILFSYVGTQVDIANLKLIIRAKKDNLSYDDIAPYILEDGYQLREWKLKDLMESPDVTNLISGLEGTKYSDVLTDAMAKYNENASIAVFEKALDAYLSKSAKSLSMKKPLGIGPIIGYVSQKETEIKNLKIIARAKREAGFPNSKIMEMLI; encoded by the coding sequence ATGGCTGATGAAATTGCAACACTTATTAGTTCAGCAGGTCTTACAAATGAAACTTTCTTAGTTTTATGTGTAATTGCTGTTATCGTTATAGGTGCAATAGTCGTAATCATTACATCTAGACCAATTTTGGATATTTATCCATATCTTACTCCTAGTGCAAGCGTACGTGCAAGAAAAGGAAGATTATTTGATGAAAAACAATTATCTGAAATTGTTGAAACAAACAATGTTCACGAATTTGAAAATTATCTTAAAGGTGTTCCTGATTATGCTGACGTATTAGAAGAATATCCTGTTGATAAAGCATTAGATATTCAATGTGCTGATACTTATGAATTTGTAGCAAGAATTGCTCCAAAGGAAATTAGAAGTTCTTTTGTTGTAATGTCTAAAAAAACTGATATTAATAACATTAAAAGTCTTTTAACTGCTAAAGAAGTTGGCCTTACTGAAGAAGAAACTGAAGATTTATTAATTCCACGTGGAGTTTTATATGAAGATTTACGTTCTTTAATTGATGCTGACGGAGTAACTGATGTAGTTACAAGTTTAGACGGCACAGAATATGCTGCTGTATTAGAAGATGCTCTTCCAAAATACGAAAATAGTGGTATGGTTCTTGCATTAGAATCTGCTTTAGATAAATATTATTTAGAAAGTTTATTACGTTCTTCCAATGTTCCTGCTGATGAAAATAAACAAATTTTATTCTCATATGTTGGAACTCAAGTAGATATAGCTAATCTTAAATTGATTATAAGGGCAAAAAAAGACAATTTGTCTTATGATGATATTGCTCCTTATATATTAGAAGACGGTTACCAATTACGTGAATGGAAACTTAAAGATTTAATGGAATCTCCTGATGTTACAAATCTAATATCTGGTTTAGAAGGCACAAAATACTCTGATGTATTAACTGATGCTATGGCTAAATATAATGAAAATGCTTCCATTGCAGTATTTGAAAAAGCTTTAGATGCTTACTTGTCAAAAAGTGCAAAATCTTTATCTATGAAAAAACCATTAGGAATTGGTCCAATTATTGGTTATGTAAGTCAAAAAGAAACTGAAATTAAAAATTTAAAAATTATTGCAAGAGCAAAAAGAGAGGCTGGATTCCCTAACTCTAAAATTATGGAGATGTTAATATGA
- a CDS encoding V-type proton ATPase subunit E codes for MSSGTNKIVESIKSEAQEKADKIIQDAQAEIATINSDAEKTAEAEKNKILDNGKKQSDMKYQQIISEAKMNARRAELGAKEEVIEAAFAKATEDLKAKASSDDAEYSESLIKMIEEATEELGGGDLIVQVKESDVAKVEGHLKKLSADLATKTGVSTTLVLGEPIDAIGGAILKTRNGDIEVNNTIESRLDRFKGLLRSEVANVLFKN; via the coding sequence ATGAGCTCAGGCACAAATAAAATTGTTGAAAGCATTAAGTCTGAAGCCCAGGAGAAAGCTGATAAAATTATTCAAGATGCACAAGCAGAAATAGCAACTATTAATAGTGATGCTGAAAAAACTGCTGAAGCAGAAAAGAATAAAATTTTAGATAATGGTAAAAAACAATCTGATATGAAATATCAGCAAATTATTTCCGAAGCTAAGATGAATGCTCGTAGAGCAGAATTAGGAGCTAAAGAAGAAGTCATTGAAGCAGCTTTTGCTAAAGCTACTGAAGATTTAAAAGCTAAAGCTTCTAGTGATGATGCAGAATATTCAGAATCCTTAATAAAAATGATTGAAGAAGCTACTGAAGAACTTGGTGGTGGAGATTTAATCGTTCAAGTTAAAGAATCTGATGTTGCGAAAGTTGAAGGTCATTTGAAAAAATTATCTGCAGACCTTGCAACTAAAACTGGTGTAAGCACAACCTTAGTATTAGGTGAACCTATTGATGCTATTGGTGGAGCTATACTCAAAACTAGAAATGGTGACATTGAAGTAAATAACACTATCGAATCTAGACTAGATAGATTTAAAGGATTATTACGTAGTGAAGTTGCTAATGTTTTATTTAAAAATTAG
- a CDS encoding ATP synthase subunit K (produces ATP from ADP in the presence of a proton gradient across the membrane; the K subunit is a nonenzymatic component which binds the dimeric form by interacting with the G and E subunits): MVDIALGTALAAIGAGVAIGFAGLGSGLGQGMAAAGSVGAVAEDNDMFARGIIFSALPETQAIYGFLIAILLLVFSGLLGGGEGLSTEAGVVAIGVGAAIGFAGLGSGMGQGIAASSSVGAIVEDNDMFARGIIFSALPETQAIYGFLIAILLMVFGGILG, translated from the coding sequence ATGGTGGATATTGCTTTAGGTACTGCTTTAGCAGCTATTGGTGCTGGAGTAGCAATTGGTTTCGCCGGATTAGGTTCCGGTTTAGGGCAAGGTATGGCAGCAGCTGGATCTGTAGGTGCAGTTGCAGAAGATAACGACATGTTTGCTAGAGGTATTATTTTCTCTGCATTGCCAGAGACTCAGGCTATTTATGGATTCTTGATTGCAATCTTATTATTAGTATTCTCTGGATTATTAGGTGGTGGAGAAGGTTTATCTACTGAAGCAGGTGTTGTAGCTATCGGTGTAGGTGCAGCTATTGGTTTCGCAGGTTTAGGTTCCGGTATGGGACAAGGTATCGCAGCATCCTCATCTGTAGGTGCTATTGTTGAAGATAATGACATGTTTGCTAGAGGTATTATTTTCTCTGCATTGCCAGAGACTCAGGCTATTTATGGATTCTTGATTGCAATCTTACTTATGGTATTCGGTGGAATATTAGGTTAA
- a CDS encoding V-type ATP synthase subunit I has protein sequence MFKTARMRKIRIVTLDEYISPTVSALHEQGLVQINEISDSIQQDPELAELVTPSKASAFTGKLSSLLMKTSAISELLGNSLSEGHGIKDTIKSFISPEMPIQKEVGDLDTEALINKAEDLLAQVESETKVIEGKFSALDSETSVLTSNKSLAKRLYNLDMDLALLKDSKYTSITVGRINAESASEIESNLSKLTDELDVFIVPNDDKETANIIVVTLKEFGEDVYSTLRKFDFERVEVSNIEGTPQQIISSADSRLVTIESERNSAKSDLRAIAERWDDDILSLKEELENEKEKNEILAAFVQTKDTYMLEAWVPVKDTDKVEQLVEKSSDGHCTFELIDVEGTDDEDVPILQTNKGYVKPYEVLVDMYSPVRYNAIDPTFFVAVVFPFLFGYCLTDAFYGAIVAIIGVVLVRGMGKLNDTMKSFGYILTACGIWAIILGLLTNGLLGDFTERMLNYKLPTVVPAVEAFVHPDTILIIAIAIGIIYTNIGFVIGAINNFRYGEIKEAIGSQLCWFVLEAGIIFLVLGFMMPAIGMIGYGIGAVLIIACLAMLIYANGAYGVMDVFGFMGDVLSYARLLALCLATGGIAMTVNILTNLCNDMIPVIGIVLAIFIFIFGHIANFLFQILGAFINSLRLHYVEFFSQFYMEGKNKFQAFKANRTFTKLKN, from the coding sequence ATGTTCAAGACAGCTAGAATGCGTAAAATTAGAATCGTTACTCTTGATGAGTACATATCCCCTACTGTTAGTGCACTCCACGAACAGGGATTAGTACAAATCAACGAGATTTCTGATAGTATTCAGCAAGATCCTGAATTAGCGGAGTTAGTAACTCCTTCAAAAGCATCTGCTTTCACTGGTAAGTTATCTTCACTTTTAATGAAAACAAGTGCTATTTCTGAACTATTAGGAAATTCTTTATCCGAAGGCCATGGGATCAAAGACACAATAAAGTCTTTTATTAGTCCAGAAATGCCTATTCAAAAAGAAGTTGGGGATTTAGATACTGAAGCTTTAATCAATAAAGCAGAAGACCTTTTGGCTCAAGTTGAAAGTGAAACAAAAGTTATTGAAGGTAAATTTTCCGCACTCGACTCTGAAACAAGTGTATTGACTTCTAATAAAAGTTTAGCTAAGCGTTTATATAATTTAGACATGGACTTGGCTCTTTTAAAAGATTCTAAGTACACTTCCATAACTGTTGGTAGGATTAATGCTGAGTCTGCTTCAGAAATTGAAAGTAACTTAAGTAAATTGACTGATGAATTAGATGTTTTTATAGTCCCTAATGATGATAAAGAAACTGCAAATATTATCGTAGTGACTTTAAAAGAATTCGGCGAAGATGTTTATTCAACACTTCGTAAATTTGACTTTGAGAGAGTTGAAGTTTCCAATATTGAAGGAACTCCACAGCAAATTATCTCAAGTGCTGATTCTAGATTGGTAACAATAGAATCCGAACGTAATTCAGCTAAAAGTGATTTAAGAGCTATTGCTGAAAGATGGGATGACGATATTTTATCTCTTAAAGAAGAATTAGAAAATGAAAAAGAAAAGAATGAAATACTTGCTGCTTTTGTTCAAACAAAAGATACCTATATGTTAGAAGCATGGGTACCTGTTAAAGATACTGATAAAGTTGAGCAATTAGTAGAAAAAAGTTCTGATGGACATTGTACCTTTGAATTAATTGATGTTGAAGGTACTGATGATGAAGATGTACCTATTTTACAAACTAATAAAGGTTATGTAAAACCTTATGAGGTTCTTGTGGATATGTATTCTCCAGTACGATATAATGCTATAGATCCAACATTCTTTGTAGCAGTTGTGTTCCCGTTCTTATTCGGATACTGTTTAACTGATGCATTTTATGGTGCTATTGTAGCTATCATAGGTGTTGTTTTAGTAAGGGGTATGGGTAAACTCAATGATACAATGAAATCATTCGGTTATATTCTTACGGCATGTGGTATTTGGGCAATTATATTGGGTCTTCTCACTAATGGTTTGTTAGGAGATTTCACAGAAAGAATGTTGAATTATAAGTTGCCTACTGTTGTGCCTGCTGTTGAAGCTTTTGTACATCCAGATACTATTTTAATAATAGCAATAGCTATTGGTATAATTTATACTAATATTGGTTTTGTTATTGGAGCTATCAATAATTTCAGATACGGAGAAATAAAAGAAGCTATTGGATCTCAGCTTTGCTGGTTTGTTTTAGAAGCCGGTATTATATTTTTAGTATTAGGATTTATGATGCCTGCAATAGGTATGATCGGATACGGAATTGGAGCAGTTTTAATAATTGCATGTCTTGCTATGTTAATATATGCTAATGGAGCTTATGGAGTTATGGATGTTTTCGGATTTATGGGAGATGTCTTGTCTTATGCTCGTCTTTTAGCATTATGTTTAGCTACAGGAGGTATTGCTATGACTGTAAATATTTTAACTAACTTATGTAATGATATGATTCCAGTTATTGGTATTGTTCTTGCAATTTTCATATTTATATTCGGACATATTGCAAACTTCTTGTTCCAAATTTTAGGTGCATTTATTAACTCTTTACGTCTTCATTACGTGGAGTTCTTTTCACAGTTCTATATGGAAGGTAAAAACAAGTTCCAAGCTTTCAAAGCAAACAGAACTTTTACAAAACTTAAAAATTAA